From Vanrija pseudolonga chromosome 1, complete sequence, a single genomic window includes:
- the YBR241C_1 gene encoding putative metabolite transport protein has protein sequence MTLSNTATAFTAAWAGLAVFQHGMAVSGLNGIQAPLSCGLAGGASNDDLPTWLDWLRPCVPMTPTEFGFAVSVFTLGGLVSSLASRAVIHSYGVVGALRLSALFVLFGSALLALANSVPQMSAARTLVGLGCGISTTTVPLVLASVAPSHIRRSVGLLNQLFIVAGVLLGQALSFPLGYRYLWRFVPAVSVAIAVVQLLGSLFVHVPEDELAVSPEAEPLLATAIRPANLSFTELIRSKEPRIQRAFYVVLVTQFCQQITGISAVMYFSTRIMTPVFPGNAKVVALAIVMWKLPITASPAVLIERIGAKPLLIVPTFVMALASLVLAIGINQSAGALAIAGIMVFVTAFSVGLGPVVWVVIGDIVPPHARAAASSIGLAVNWSTNFVIGVSFLPLQACLSGGQPSGEGNVFYVFAVTCALAALWIRRAYASFEAISE, from the exons ATGACCCTCTCCAACACCGCTACCGCATTCACGGCCGCGTgggccggcctcgccgtcttccAGCACGGCATGGCCGTGTCCGGCCTGAACGGCATCCAGGCGCCGCTCTCCTgcgggctcgccggcggcgccagcaacGATGACCTACCGACGTGGCTCGACTGGCTCAGGCCATGCGTGCCGATGACT CCCACAGAGTTTGGCTTCGCCGTCAGCGTGTTCACCCTCGGCGGACTCGTCTCCTCCCTCGCGTCCCGCGCTGTGATCCACTCGTACGGCGTCGTCGGAGCCCTGCGTCTCTCTGCACTGTTTGTGCTCTTCGGCtccgcccttcttgcccttgccaaCTCGGTCCCACAGATGTCGGCCGCGAGAACCCTCGTCGGTCTCGGCTGCGGCATCTCGACCACGACGGTGCCTCTCGTCTTGGCCAGCGTCGCCCCATCACATATCCGTCGCTCAGTCGGCCTGTTGAACCAGCTCTTCATCGTCGCgggcgtgctgctcggccAGGCCTTAAGCTTCCCCCTGGGGTACAGGTACCTCTGGCGCTTTGTGCCCGCCGTCAGCGTGGCCATCGCCGTGGTCCAGCTTCTCGGCAGTCTGTTCGTCCACGTGCCAGAGGACGAGCTTGCAGTGAGCCCCGAAGCCGAACCCTTGCTCGCGACCGCTATCCGCCCCGCCAACCTCAGCTTCACCGAGCTCATCCGCTCCAAGGAACCACGCATCCAGCGCGCCTTCTacgtcgtgctcgtcaccCAGTTCTGCCAGCAAATCACGGGCATCAGCGCTGTCATGTACTTTTCGACGCGCATCATGACGCCCGTGTTCCCCGGTAACGCCAAggttgtcgccctcgccatcgtgATGTGGAAGCTGCCGATCACTgcgtcgccggcggtgctGATCGAGCGCATCGGGGCCAAGCCGCTGCTCATCGTCCCCACCTTTGTCATGGCGCTCGCAAGTCTCGTACTCGCAATCGGGATCAACCAGAGCGCAGGGGCACTGGCCATCGCGGGCATCATGGTCTTCGTGACCGCCTTCAGCGTTGGCCTCGGGCCAGTGGTCTGGGTCGTGATCGGCGACATTGTTCCgccccacgcccgcgccgcggcaaGCTCGATTGGGCTGGCAGTCAACTGGAGCACCAACTTTGTCATTGGTGTCAGCTTCCTGCCGCTCCAGGCGTGCCTGAGTGGTGGCCAGCCTTCAGGCGAAGGCAACGTGTTCTACGTGTTTGCCGTCAcctgcgcgctcgccgcgttGTGGATCAGGAGGGCATATGCGTCGTTCGAGGCAATCTCTGAGTAG